Proteins co-encoded in one Corynebacterium tuberculostearicum genomic window:
- a CDS encoding alpha-ketoglutarate-dependent dioxygenase AlkB family protein: MLFDSLPRPSVRVAPGVGHVPGWVGVDKQKALVEEMRGIAREYAATPMAMVRPRLKSGGQMSVFQLHLGRYWHYPSYRYVDNMDGTRVPPVPESLRRIAPGALRAAAEVAPELEPWVETFVPEMALVNYYPPGSAMGMHVDAFEESPAPVISLSIGDEALFRMGHTEARTRPWDDITLCSGDLVVFGGPKRYAYHGVVRVNDGTLPEGCGLREGRINITIRQVSVRAVS; this comes from the coding sequence ATGCTTTTTGATTCACTGCCGCGGCCGAGCGTGCGTGTGGCTCCGGGAGTGGGGCATGTGCCGGGATGGGTGGGCGTCGATAAGCAGAAGGCCTTGGTAGAAGAGATGCGTGGCATTGCGCGCGAGTATGCGGCGACACCAATGGCGATGGTGCGGCCGCGGTTGAAATCCGGCGGGCAAATGAGCGTTTTTCAGCTGCATTTGGGCAGGTATTGGCATTATCCCAGCTATCGGTACGTGGACAATATGGACGGCACGCGGGTTCCGCCGGTGCCGGAGAGCTTGCGGCGGATTGCACCGGGGGCACTGCGCGCCGCGGCGGAGGTAGCACCCGAGCTAGAGCCATGGGTGGAGACTTTCGTGCCGGAGATGGCGCTGGTGAATTACTATCCACCGGGATCGGCCATGGGTATGCACGTGGATGCCTTTGAGGAATCACCTGCGCCGGTGATTTCGCTTTCCATTGGGGATGAGGCACTTTTCCGTATGGGGCATACCGAGGCGCGCACGCGGCCGTGGGACGATATCACGCTGTGTAGCGGTGATTTGGTTGTCTTTGGCGGACCGAAGCGCTACGCCTACCACGGGGTGGTGCGCGTTAATGACGGCACGCTGCCGGAAGGGTGCGGGCTTAGAGAGGGACGTATCAATATCACTATCAGACAAGTATCTGTACGGGCGGTAAGCTAG
- a CDS encoding DNA methyltransferase, whose amino-acid sequence MTSSVLLDRATIRHNLTEFKVRWLAHIEEWKAENRPATESSHDQQFWGDLLDCFGINARDIYLYQRSAKRASTGRTGKIDLFMPGKVIGEAKSLGVDLDNAHNQALDYLLGGTIPNSQLPPYVICSNFETLRITRLNRDYVGDTADWDVTFDLAEIDEHVEQLAFLADYETSEYREEEQASLEASRLMVDLFRAMNGDDVDEAVGEEAPTNPEEEDERVMRTSVYLTRILFLLFGDDAGLWDTPHLFAQFVRNETTPETLGPQLNELFRILNTPEDKRSKRLPGTLAKFPYVNGAIFAESLEPEYFDYAMRQALLDACDFDWSKIDVSVFGSLFQLVKSKEARRGDGEHYTSKTNILKTIGPLFLDELRAQADKLVSSPATPVRKLEEFRDLLATHIFCDPACGAGNFLLTAYKELRKIETDIIVAIRQRRGETGMSLNIEWEQKLSIGQFYGFELNWWPAKIAETAMFLVDHQANKELANAVGRPPQRLPITITAHIIHGNALALDWAEVLPAATGETFIFGNPPFIGQDTRTKQQLEEMKAVWRRKNISRLDYVTCWHIKSLDLFSTRNGRFAFVTTNSITQGEQVPLLFGPIFAAGWRIRFAHRTFSWDSDAPGKAAVHCVIAGFDRAHEPRPQLWDYPNVSSAPVAVPVERVINAYLVDGPNVLVQKMTSPISCEIKPAVLGAMAKDGGGLIVEAQDVQEALDDPIAAKYLRPYVGSRELVRGLSRWCLWMVDLDPADVQASTFLRSRIEQVRAYRTTSSAPTTRDMAKISHLFAQRYRPQTDFLCVPSVVSENRPYFTAADIEEGTVVSSLAFAVEDSDRSQFALISSSMFITWQKMIGGRLKSDLRFASTLTWNTFPVPELDEKTRERIIKAGQKVLDARALHPERSLAEHYNPLVMAPELVKAHDVLDREVDKAFGAPRKLTSERQRQELLFANYAKLTND is encoded by the coding sequence ATGACTTCCTCTGTTCTCCTAGACCGTGCAACCATTCGCCATAACCTCACCGAATTCAAGGTGCGCTGGCTTGCCCATATTGAGGAATGGAAAGCAGAAAACCGACCGGCTACTGAATCAAGCCATGACCAACAGTTCTGGGGAGACCTCCTCGACTGCTTCGGTATTAACGCCCGCGACATCTATCTCTATCAGCGCAGCGCGAAACGAGCATCGACCGGGCGCACGGGCAAAATCGACTTGTTCATGCCTGGCAAAGTCATCGGCGAAGCAAAATCCCTCGGGGTCGACCTCGACAATGCACACAACCAGGCGCTGGACTATTTGTTGGGCGGTACTATCCCGAACTCACAGCTGCCGCCCTACGTCATCTGCTCCAACTTCGAGACCCTGCGCATCACGCGCCTCAACCGCGACTACGTAGGCGATACCGCAGACTGGGACGTAACCTTTGACCTTGCCGAGATTGACGAGCACGTCGAGCAACTCGCATTCCTTGCCGACTACGAGACCTCCGAGTACCGCGAGGAAGAACAAGCATCCCTGGAAGCATCACGCTTGATGGTTGACCTGTTTCGCGCGATGAATGGCGACGATGTAGACGAAGCTGTGGGCGAGGAAGCCCCAACCAACCCGGAGGAAGAAGACGAAAGGGTCATGCGCACCTCGGTCTACCTCACCCGCATCCTCTTCCTGCTCTTCGGCGACGATGCCGGACTCTGGGACACCCCGCACCTCTTCGCCCAGTTCGTGCGCAACGAAACCACCCCAGAAACCCTCGGCCCACAGCTCAATGAGCTATTCCGCATCCTCAACACCCCAGAAGATAAGCGCTCTAAGCGACTGCCCGGAACCTTGGCGAAATTCCCCTACGTCAACGGCGCAATTTTCGCGGAGTCGTTGGAGCCGGAGTATTTCGACTACGCCATGCGCCAAGCCCTGCTCGATGCGTGCGACTTCGACTGGTCAAAAATCGACGTGTCCGTCTTTGGCTCCCTGTTCCAGCTGGTCAAGTCCAAGGAAGCCCGACGCGGAGACGGCGAGCACTACACCTCCAAGACCAACATCCTCAAGACTATCGGCCCGCTCTTTTTGGACGAGTTGCGTGCCCAGGCTGACAAGCTGGTCTCCAGCCCCGCCACGCCAGTGCGCAAGTTAGAGGAATTCCGCGACTTACTGGCTACCCATATTTTCTGCGACCCAGCGTGTGGGGCGGGAAACTTCCTGCTCACTGCCTATAAAGAACTGCGAAAAATTGAAACAGACATCATCGTGGCTATACGCCAGCGTCGCGGCGAAACCGGCATGTCGCTGAATATTGAGTGGGAACAGAAACTGTCGATTGGACAGTTCTACGGCTTTGAGCTGAACTGGTGGCCGGCAAAAATTGCCGAGACGGCGATGTTCCTAGTGGATCATCAGGCGAATAAGGAGTTGGCGAATGCGGTGGGGCGTCCGCCGCAGCGCCTGCCGATTACGATTACCGCCCACATCATCCACGGCAACGCTCTTGCCCTGGACTGGGCAGAAGTACTGCCCGCGGCAACAGGGGAGACGTTTATCTTCGGAAACCCACCATTTATCGGTCAAGATACGCGCACAAAACAGCAGCTCGAGGAAATGAAAGCAGTGTGGAGACGTAAAAACATCTCGAGATTGGACTACGTCACGTGTTGGCACATAAAAAGCCTTGACCTTTTCAGTACCCGTAACGGACGGTTCGCTTTCGTAACAACTAACTCGATTACCCAAGGCGAACAAGTGCCGCTTTTATTCGGCCCCATCTTCGCAGCAGGTTGGCGTATCCGCTTCGCCCATCGCACATTCTCATGGGATTCCGATGCTCCCGGTAAAGCCGCAGTCCACTGCGTCATCGCTGGTTTCGACCGTGCACACGAACCTCGCCCCCAGCTCTGGGATTACCCAAATGTCAGCAGTGCCCCCGTGGCTGTGCCTGTAGAGCGCGTGATTAATGCTTACCTCGTCGACGGCCCTAATGTCCTTGTCCAAAAGATGACGTCGCCCATCTCCTGCGAGATTAAACCCGCAGTTCTAGGCGCAATGGCAAAAGACGGAGGTGGATTGATAGTTGAAGCCCAAGACGTGCAAGAAGCTTTGGACGATCCGATAGCGGCAAAGTACCTACGTCCGTACGTTGGCTCGCGAGAACTTGTTCGCGGCCTTAGTCGGTGGTGTCTCTGGATGGTCGATCTCGACCCCGCCGACGTTCAGGCAAGTACTTTTCTGCGTTCACGAATTGAACAAGTACGCGCCTACAGAACAACGTCCTCGGCTCCTACCACGCGAGACATGGCAAAGATTTCCCATCTTTTCGCACAACGTTATCGGCCACAAACAGATTTCCTTTGCGTTCCGTCCGTTGTTAGCGAGAACCGGCCATACTTCACAGCTGCGGATATTGAGGAAGGAACAGTTGTCTCCAGCCTTGCGTTTGCGGTTGAAGATTCTGATAGGTCACAGTTCGCGTTGATTTCTTCGTCAATGTTCATTACTTGGCAAAAGATGATTGGTGGACGTCTTAAATCTGATCTGCGTTTTGCGAGCACACTGACGTGGAATACGTTCCCTGTCCCAGAACTGGATGAGAAGACGCGCGAGCGGATTATTAAGGCTGGGCAGAAAGTCCTCGACGCTCGCGCCCTGCACCCGGAGCGTTCCCTCGCGGAACACTACAACCCGTTGGTCATGGCACCAGAACTGGTGAAGGCGCATGACGTGCTTGATAGGGAAGTGGATAAAGCTTTTGGTGCTCCTCGTAAGCTCACTTCGGAGCGTCAGCGCCAGGAGCTGCTGTTTGCCAACTACGCGAAACTCACCAACGACTAG
- a CDS encoding transposase, whose translation MEAIVYRFRIGCPWRDLAERFEPRQTLWKRHNLYSRTGVYDAIHQPVVALKDTEGTIDWSLSEAVEEVSPKLLVMA comes from the coding sequence ATGGAAGCCATTGTCTACAGGTTCCGCATCGGATGCCCATGGCGGGATCTTGCAGAACGTTTCGAACCTCGGCAAACATTGTGGAAACGCCACAATCTCTACTCGCGCACGGGAGTCTATGACGCCATTCACCAACCCGTAGTAGCGCTTAAAGACACCGAAGGCACTATTGACTGGAGTTTAAGCGAAGCAGTCGAGGAGGTCTCCCCAAAATTGTTGGTCATGGCTTGA
- a CDS encoding IS6 family transposase, with amino-acid sequence MGIFSGRHFPRDIILWAVRWYCRYGVSYRDLEEMMTERGVPVDHTTIYRWVQKYAPELDKQTRWYRQVPDWQASSWRVDETYIRVGGRWCYLYRAITAGGQTLDFYLSPKRNVAAAKRFLAKTLRSNTSAGFPRVINTDKAPSLSKAIIELKEEGICPQTVEHRQVKYLNNVLEGDHGRLKRILGPKGAFKNRTSAYRTLKGMEAMHSLRKGQGTMFAYGQPNPDAVIVNRVFETA; translated from the coding sequence ATGGGTATCTTCTCCGGTCGTCACTTCCCCCGTGACATCATTCTGTGGGCGGTGCGGTGGTACTGCCGCTACGGGGTGAGCTATCGCGACCTCGAGGAGATGATGACCGAGCGGGGTGTGCCAGTTGATCACACCACGATCTACCGCTGGGTCCAGAAATATGCTCCCGAGCTAGACAAGCAGACCCGGTGGTACCGGCAGGTACCTGACTGGCAGGCCAGTTCCTGGCGGGTGGATGAGACCTATATCCGGGTCGGCGGCAGGTGGTGCTACCTCTATCGGGCTATCACCGCCGGTGGCCAGACCTTAGACTTCTATCTCTCACCAAAGCGTAACGTCGCCGCAGCGAAGCGTTTCCTGGCGAAGACTCTGAGGTCGAACACGTCAGCCGGGTTCCCGCGGGTGATTAACACAGATAAAGCACCCTCCCTGTCCAAAGCGATCATTGAGCTCAAGGAGGAAGGTATCTGCCCTCAGACGGTGGAGCACCGTCAGGTGAAATACCTAAACAACGTGCTGGAAGGTGATCACGGGCGGTTGAAACGAATCCTCGGACCGAAGGGTGCATTTAAGAACAGGACGTCTGCATATCGGACGTTGAAAGGGATGGAAGCGATGCACTCATTGCGAAAAGGGCAGGGCACGATGTTTGCCTACGGGCAGCCGAACCCGGACGCGGTGATCGTCAACCGGGTGTTCGAGACGGCCTGA
- a CDS encoding DUF3923 family protein → MKLSWALWWTVTLIEVLSFIALSTLLLVRAEDAAGAQQTTELRLLNVVILIFAYLIPFAIQVVWFILNKRAEKKATRRP, encoded by the coding sequence GTGAAACTGTCATGGGCTCTATGGTGGACAGTTACCCTCATAGAGGTATTGAGCTTTATAGCACTTTCCACCTTACTGCTGGTGCGAGCAGAGGACGCGGCAGGAGCTCAGCAAACCACTGAGTTGAGGTTATTAAATGTCGTCATCTTAATATTTGCCTACCTCATCCCCTTTGCCATTCAGGTCGTATGGTTCATTTTGAACAAGCGCGCAGAGAAGAAAGCTACACGCCGCCCTTAA
- a CDS encoding IS3 family transposase (programmed frameshift), producing MSRYSEQFKRDAVALYENNEDLSLNSASAELGINRASLHSWVKKYGTGKRARIKAVHDKAQATNDSERIRQLEKENAKLREERDILRKAAKYFGRRDTLVIRFQFVYDHRTEYSVKRMCHVLKLNRSSFYKWVSTRKKRRLKMYSDALIGARITTIFDDENGLYGAKRIAASLKEDPAYTPVNHKKVARIMKNMGLKGFSKRRRCITTRRKPGHRVMPDLVGRTFTADEPNRVYVGDITYLPCKGGKNMYLATVIDTYSRKLAGYALADHMRVSLVIDALAHAHGVRGSLDGAIFHSDHGSVYTSQAFRKYCSSLGVRQSMGAVGTSADNALAESFNATLKREVLRDRKIFDNPITCRQEVFRWCMRYNTRRRHSWCNLLAPDDFEALASATLTKAA from the exons ATGTCCAGGTATTCCGAACAGTTCAAACGCGATGCCGTGGCCCTCTATGAAAACAATGAGGACCTCTCGTTGAACTCAGCATCAGCGGAGCTCGGTATTAATCGAGCCTCGCTGCATTCTTGGGTCAAAAAGTACGGCACCGGCAAACGTGCCCGCATTAAAGCCGTGCATGATAAAGCCCAAGCGACGAATGATTCTGAGCGAATCCGCCAGCTGGAAAAAGAGAACGCGAAGCTGCGCGAAGAACGCGATATCCTGCGCAAGGCCGCGAAATATTTTG GCCGAAGAGACACGCTGGTGATCCGCTTCCAGTTTGTCTATGACCACCGAACCGAGTACTCGGTTAAGCGGATGTGCCACGTTTTAAAGCTGAATCGTTCCTCGTTCTATAAATGGGTCAGCACCCGTAAAAAGCGCAGGTTAAAGATGTATTCCGATGCCCTTATTGGTGCAAGAATTACAACCATCTTTGATGATGAGAACGGGCTTTATGGTGCTAAACGCATCGCCGCAAGCCTCAAGGAAGACCCAGCGTATACCCCGGTCAATCATAAGAAGGTTGCACGCATCATGAAAAACATGGGGCTAAAAGGCTTTAGCAAACGGCGTCGATGCATCACCACCAGGCGCAAGCCTGGTCACCGTGTCATGCCAGATCTAGTAGGCCGTACATTCACAGCTGACGAGCCGAACCGTGTGTATGTCGGCGACATTACCTACCTGCCGTGTAAGGGTGGCAAGAACATGTATTTGGCTACAGTCATTGACACCTATTCACGGAAACTTGCAGGTTATGCACTCGCAGACCACATGCGTGTCTCGTTGGTCATTGATGCTCTAGCCCACGCACATGGTGTGCGTGGAAGTCTTGACGGGGCCATTTTTCATTCCGATCACGGCAGCGTGTACACCTCACAAGCGTTTAGAAAATACTGCTCGTCGCTGGGTGTACGCCAATCCATGGGCGCGGTAGGAACGAGTGCCGATAATGCCCTGGCAGAGTCATTTAACGCCACCCTAAAACGTGAAGTGCTGCGTGATCGGAAAATCTTTGACAATCCGATAACCTGCCGGCAGGAAGTCTTCCGGTGGTGCATGCGCTACAACACGCGCCGGCGACACTCGTGGTGTAACCTTCTAGCTCCCGATGACTTCGAAGCACTCGCATCAGCTACACTGACCAAAGCAGCATAG
- a CDS encoding sugar O-acetyltransferase: protein MTPMDAQERQDLERYGSWERMTGGEWFLPSMPEAKKEHQRTFRLVKQLNELHNTDQERAEGILSEILPEDSAVPGLHVPLNLEYGCNLVCGERVFINFGATILAQAQVMLGDGVMVGPNCSLITVGHPVNDHEMRAGGWEIAKPITIGDNTWLGANVTVLPGITIGKNCVLGAGTLITTDIPDNSLVLGSPGRVVRKLEDNEEVWERQDLNGPVEGFGAAH from the coding sequence ATGACACCCATGGATGCACAGGAGCGGCAGGACTTGGAACGCTACGGCTCATGGGAGCGGATGACCGGTGGGGAGTGGTTCTTGCCGAGCATGCCGGAGGCGAAGAAAGAGCACCAGCGCACTTTTCGCTTGGTAAAGCAGCTCAACGAGCTGCACAATACGGACCAGGAGCGTGCCGAAGGCATCTTGAGCGAGATACTGCCGGAAGATTCCGCGGTACCGGGCCTGCATGTGCCGTTGAATCTGGAGTACGGCTGCAATCTAGTATGTGGCGAGCGCGTCTTCATTAACTTTGGCGCTACCATTTTGGCCCAGGCCCAGGTGATGCTCGGTGATGGCGTCATGGTGGGCCCCAATTGCTCCCTGATTACGGTGGGGCATCCGGTAAACGATCATGAGATGCGCGCTGGTGGGTGGGAGATAGCCAAGCCCATCACCATCGGTGACAACACCTGGCTCGGTGCCAATGTCACCGTGCTGCCGGGCATCACCATTGGAAAGAACTGCGTCTTAGGCGCAGGCACACTTATTACCACCGATATCCCGGATAATTCGCTGGTCCTGGGATCACCCGGCCGTGTGGTGCGCAAGCTGGAAGACAATGAAGAGGTCTGGGAACGCCAGGATCTCAACGGTCCTGTCGAAGGTTTTGGAGCCGCGCACTAA
- a CDS encoding ATP-dependent RNA helicase produces the protein MFDLTRIGAGLPVAETIDSLPETGNVVIQAPPGTGKTTLVPPALANHAAGRGKVIVTAPRRVAVRAAAQRLSTLSSTPDKVGFAIRGESRKGSEVEFVTPGVLLRRLLKDPELEGVSAVAIDEVHERQLDTDLVLGMCLELAELREDFRVIAMSATVDAQRFSQLMDAPVHVTEAVTHPLDIHYAPMPGRATGTREFYGDVAKQAARQQESTLVFVPGVREVNLVCDALAGHNVFPLHGKQTTAEQDAALYTEEQRIVVATSIAESSLTVPGVRVVVDAGLSRVPRRDAQRGMSGLVTVSTSKSSADQRAGRAGREAPGTVIRCYSQDDYQHFSPHTTPEILSADLTQAALFLDCWGAGPDFPLLDPPPAQALAAAQATLQRIGATQELALLPTDPRLGASLLRHGSQAAPIIASLADAPLTPNLTRHRPSQKEVKRLARLVDDLGPADPGEVVATAFPEQVAKRMGEDYLLASGTRARLLDNSGLAGAPWLAIAEVSLSNAGNAIIRSAARIEETAALETIGVTEETRAFLRDGRVRGVKVKAAGAITLSETPVKVTGPAAEEALAAGIREEGLGLFTFSEKAQNLKDRLRHLHAHYGKPWPDVDSADPAEWLGPELHRIAEGTPAAKLDMYPALQRLLPWPEATHLDDLAPERLPVPSGRDAAIDWSGDRPVVHIKLQECFGLAESPEYCGHRVQFHLLSPAGRPLAVTDDLASFWSGPYAGVRADMRGRYPKHPWPEDPWNAVATARTKNRM, from the coding sequence ATGTTTGATCTCACTCGCATCGGCGCGGGCTTGCCCGTAGCCGAGACCATCGATTCGCTGCCTGAGACCGGAAACGTCGTCATCCAGGCCCCGCCCGGCACGGGTAAAACCACGCTCGTGCCACCGGCGTTGGCCAATCATGCGGCGGGCCGAGGCAAAGTCATCGTCACCGCCCCTCGTCGTGTGGCCGTGCGCGCGGCCGCGCAGCGATTAAGCACGCTTAGCAGCACCCCGGACAAGGTCGGCTTCGCTATCCGGGGCGAGTCCCGCAAGGGCAGCGAAGTCGAGTTCGTCACGCCGGGCGTGCTGCTGCGTCGCCTGTTGAAGGATCCGGAGCTCGAGGGCGTGTCCGCCGTTGCCATTGATGAGGTCCACGAGCGCCAGCTCGATACGGATTTGGTGCTGGGCATGTGCCTGGAGCTGGCCGAATTGCGTGAGGACTTTCGCGTCATCGCCATGTCCGCCACCGTGGATGCGCAGCGCTTTTCCCAGCTTATGGACGCGCCCGTGCACGTGACCGAGGCGGTGACCCATCCGCTCGACATCCACTACGCCCCCATGCCGGGCAGGGCGACGGGAACGAGGGAGTTTTATGGGGACGTCGCCAAGCAGGCAGCCCGCCAGCAAGAATCAACGCTGGTCTTTGTGCCCGGCGTGCGCGAAGTCAACCTCGTGTGCGATGCCTTAGCAGGCCATAATGTGTTCCCCCTGCATGGCAAGCAGACCACCGCGGAGCAAGATGCCGCGCTGTATACCGAGGAGCAGCGCATCGTCGTGGCTACCTCCATCGCGGAGTCCTCGCTTACCGTACCGGGCGTGCGCGTGGTGGTAGATGCCGGGCTCTCCCGCGTTCCCCGGCGCGATGCGCAGCGTGGCATGTCCGGGTTGGTGACGGTGTCTACCTCAAAATCGAGTGCCGATCAGCGCGCTGGTCGTGCCGGCCGTGAGGCGCCCGGCACCGTAATTCGCTGCTACTCGCAGGACGATTACCAGCACTTTTCTCCGCATACCACCCCGGAGATCCTGTCTGCGGATCTGACCCAGGCCGCGCTGTTTCTGGACTGCTGGGGCGCGGGCCCGGACTTCCCGTTGCTCGATCCGCCGCCGGCCCAGGCTCTTGCGGCCGCACAGGCGACGCTTCAGCGCATTGGTGCCACACAGGAGCTCGCCCTCCTGCCCACCGATCCGCGCCTCGGCGCTTCTTTGCTCCGCCACGGCAGCCAAGCCGCACCCATTATCGCCTCGCTTGCCGACGCCCCCTTAACCCCCAACCTCACCCGTCACCGCCCATCTCAAAAAGAGGTCAAGCGGCTCGCCCGACTGGTAGACGATCTCGGCCCCGCCGATCCCGGGGAGGTCGTCGCCACCGCCTTTCCCGAGCAGGTGGCCAAGCGCATGGGCGAGGATTACCTGCTGGCCAGCGGCACCCGCGCACGGCTGCTGGACAACTCGGGCCTGGCCGGCGCCCCGTGGCTCGCCATCGCGGAGGTATCCCTGTCCAACGCCGGTAATGCCATCATCCGCTCGGCCGCGCGCATCGAGGAAACCGCAGCCCTCGAGACCATCGGCGTCACCGAGGAAACCCGCGCCTTCCTGCGCGATGGCCGTGTGCGCGGCGTCAAGGTCAAGGCCGCGGGCGCCATCACGCTCTCTGAAACCCCAGTCAAGGTCACCGGCCCCGCGGCCGAGGAAGCCCTTGCCGCCGGCATCCGCGAGGAAGGGTTGGGGCTTTTCACCTTCAGCGAGAAAGCCCAAAACTTAAAAGACCGTTTGCGCCACCTGCACGCCCACTATGGCAAGCCGTGGCCCGATGTCGATTCCGCGGATCCCGCCGAGTGGCTCGGGCCCGAATTACACCGCATTGCGGAGGGCACCCCCGCTGCCAAGCTAGACATGTACCCCGCGCTGCAACGCCTCCTGCCCTGGCCGGAAGCCACCCATCTGGACGATCTCGCTCCCGAGCGCCTTCCGGTTCCCTCCGGCCGTGATGCCGCCATCGATTGGTCCGGCGATCGCCCCGTGGTCCACATCAAGCTGCAGGAATGCTTCGGCTTGGCCGAATCCCCCGAATACTGCGGCCACCGTGTGCAATTCCACCTGCTCTCCCCCGCCGGCCGCCCGCTCGCGGTAACCGATGATCTTGCCAGCTTCTGGTCCGGCCCTTATGCCGGTGTGCGCGCCGATATGCGCGGGCGCTACCCCAAGCACCCATGGCCCGAGGATCCGTGGAATGCCGTTGCTACCGCGCGCACTAAAAACCGGATGTAG
- a CDS encoding TSUP family transporter → MEIDVAQWVILFLGTATAGWIDAVIGGGGLILIPLLLAVLPSLAPAAALGTSKLAAVTGTGSAAVTLARKVKLDKAEMARFILIALVCSGLGASVASSLDKDIMRPIIIVLMVAVGVFVAFKPDFGSSDSAGTRGGWRTVVVLVLSGIISFYDGIFGPGTGMFLIMAFTSIFAQNFLTSAAMAKVVNTATNLGALIVFIIGGHVWWTLGIVLGVANIAGALLGARTVLGGGAKFIRYALLTLVVVMSCYLGWQQWG, encoded by the coding sequence ATGGAAATCGATGTGGCGCAGTGGGTGATTCTCTTCCTCGGTACCGCGACTGCGGGGTGGATTGATGCGGTCATCGGCGGCGGAGGATTGATCCTCATTCCGCTGCTGCTCGCAGTCCTTCCCAGCCTCGCGCCCGCGGCGGCGTTGGGAACGAGCAAGCTCGCCGCGGTAACCGGCACCGGCTCGGCAGCTGTGACCCTTGCGCGCAAGGTGAAGCTGGACAAGGCAGAAATGGCGCGCTTCATCCTTATCGCGCTGGTCTGCTCCGGGTTGGGGGCCAGCGTGGCCTCGAGCCTCGATAAAGACATCATGCGCCCCATCATCATCGTGCTCATGGTGGCCGTGGGCGTCTTCGTTGCCTTCAAACCAGATTTTGGGAGTAGCGACTCGGCCGGTACCCGTGGTGGTTGGCGGACCGTCGTGGTCTTGGTGCTCTCCGGCATCATTTCCTTTTATGATGGCATCTTCGGTCCGGGTACCGGAATGTTTTTGATCATGGCCTTCACCTCTATTTTTGCGCAGAATTTCTTGACCTCTGCGGCCATGGCCAAGGTAGTCAATACCGCTACCAATTTAGGTGCGCTTATCGTATTTATTATTGGCGGGCACGTGTGGTGGACGCTCGGCATCGTGCTCGGCGTAGCCAATATCGCCGGCGCGCTTCTCGGCGCTCGTACCGTACTTGGTGGCGGTGCCAAATTCATCCGCTACGCGCTACTTACCTTGGTCGTGGTTATGAGCTGCTACCTGGGCTGGCAGCAGTGGGGTTAG
- a CDS encoding AbrB family transcriptional regulator, which produces MAAQQDSTRLNAHTVTRWAIVVPVSVLLGWLFNLWHVPAAWILAAIIASGAMALITGEDLQVNRTFYNMSRGFIGMMAALPLTVVPLSQLVGFLPAAVTMSFVTIMVGIVGGLLLHRAQPRDVSSETGILSMLPGGASLMPALADELGADYRYVALTQYLRLLVVSVSLPAVVALLNTPAGKGTDLTVEGETTWWIIALVLAIAFLGERVGKLLHLPATAVLGPLLLTVLVSFVLPEGHTLEPLYAFKVMAFLSIGWVCGGGLSLPALKAFAKQLPATILFIVVIIGICAATAWPLTKWLHITYFEAYLATSPGALETVLALSAEGGAGPAVIAVQLTRLIAVLVIAGYLPQLLRLAKRLLRR; this is translated from the coding sequence ATGGCCGCACAGCAGGATAGCACTAGGCTTAATGCCCACACCGTGACACGGTGGGCTATCGTCGTCCCAGTCTCTGTCCTTTTGGGCTGGCTATTTAACTTGTGGCATGTGCCCGCCGCGTGGATACTGGCGGCCATTATCGCCTCGGGCGCCATGGCATTGATTACTGGCGAAGACCTCCAAGTCAACCGGACTTTTTATAATATGTCCCGCGGGTTTATCGGCATGATGGCAGCGCTGCCCCTCACCGTGGTGCCGCTGAGCCAGCTGGTGGGTTTCCTGCCCGCGGCCGTGACGATGTCCTTTGTCACCATCATGGTTGGCATCGTCGGCGGCCTGCTGTTACACCGCGCGCAGCCGCGCGATGTGTCCTCAGAGACAGGAATTTTGTCCATGTTGCCCGGTGGTGCCTCGCTGATGCCCGCGCTTGCCGACGAACTCGGTGCCGACTACCGCTACGTCGCCCTCACCCAATACCTGCGCCTATTGGTGGTCTCGGTATCGCTCCCGGCCGTCGTCGCGCTGCTCAATACCCCGGCCGGTAAGGGCACGGACCTCACGGTGGAAGGAGAAACCACGTGGTGGATTATCGCGTTGGTCCTTGCCATCGCGTTCCTCGGTGAGAGGGTGGGAAAGCTGCTGCACCTGCCTGCCACGGCCGTGCTCGGCCCCTTGCTGTTGACGGTGCTGGTCTCTTTCGTGCTGCCGGAGGGGCACACGCTCGAGCCGCTCTACGCCTTTAAGGTGATGGCGTTTTTGTCCATCGGTTGGGTCTGCGGCGGTGGGCTTTCGCTGCCAGCGCTCAAGGCCTTTGCTAAGCAGCTGCCTGCCACGATTTTGTTCATCGTGGTCATCATCGGCATCTGCGCGGCCACCGCCTGGCCGCTGACTAAGTGGCTGCACATCACCTACTTTGAGGCCTACCTGGCCACGAGCCCCGGCGCGCTGGAGACGGTGCTCGCGCTCTCAGCCGAGGGTGGGGCTGGGCCCGCGGTCATCGCGGTACAGCTCACCCGGCTTATTGCGGTGCTGGTCATCGCAGGCTACCTGCCGCAGCTATTGCGGCTGGCGAAGCGCCTGCTGCGCCGCTAG